A window of the Yersinia rochesterensis genome harbors these coding sequences:
- a CDS encoding ABC transporter permease, with product MSVALNQTPGTLSRRRLWGFLQGLLTLALTLFGLLVITFFLSALSPVDRVLQIVGDHASEATYQQVKHQLGLDQSLPVQFWHYLERLAHGDLGIASASGQPVLQDLLTVFPASLELATLSLVIGAALGVILGLLCARWAGSKLDATIRFMTLLGNSVPIFWLGLLMLLLFYARLQWSPGPGRLDDIYQYTVEAKTGFALIDTWRSGDAGAFGNAVAHLILPVALLSYYALASITRLTRSACLSELNKEYITLARAKGAGEMRILLTHVLPNIRGTLLTVIALAYTSMLEGAVLTETVFAWPGIGRYLTSALFAGDTTAIMGGTLLLGMCFILINNVTDLLVRLLDPRTR from the coding sequence ATGTCTGTAGCACTAAATCAAACGCCGGGAACGCTATCCCGGCGTCGTCTTTGGGGGTTTTTACAGGGGTTATTGACCCTGGCCCTGACCTTGTTCGGTCTACTGGTTATCACCTTTTTCCTGTCGGCGCTGTCGCCGGTGGACCGGGTGTTGCAAATCGTGGGCGACCACGCCAGTGAAGCCACTTATCAGCAAGTTAAACACCAGCTTGGGCTGGATCAATCGCTACCCGTGCAGTTCTGGCATTATCTCGAGCGGCTGGCTCATGGCGATCTCGGCATTGCCAGCGCTAGCGGTCAGCCAGTGTTGCAAGACTTGCTGACCGTTTTCCCAGCCTCATTGGAACTGGCAACATTATCACTGGTGATTGGTGCCGCACTGGGGGTTATCCTCGGCTTGTTGTGCGCCCGCTGGGCCGGTAGCAAGCTGGATGCCACTATCCGCTTTATGACATTGCTGGGGAACTCCGTGCCCATCTTCTGGCTCGGTCTGTTGATGCTGTTGCTATTTTATGCCCGGCTGCAATGGAGCCCCGGCCCTGGCCGCCTCGATGATATTTATCAATATACCGTGGAAGCAAAAACCGGTTTTGCCCTGATTGATACCTGGCGCTCCGGTGATGCCGGTGCCTTTGGCAATGCCGTCGCTCATTTGATCTTGCCGGTTGCCCTGCTCTCTTACTACGCGCTGGCCAGTATTACTCGCCTGACGCGCTCGGCCTGCTTGAGTGAGCTGAATAAAGAGTACATTACGTTGGCAAGAGCCAAAGGCGCGGGTGAGATGCGCATTTTACTCACGCACGTGTTGCCGAATATTCGCGGCACTTTGCTGACAGTGATTGCGCTGGCCTATACCAGCATGTTGGAGGGCGCAGTGTTAACCGAAACTGTCTTTGCCTGGCCGGGCATTGGCCGCTACCTCACCAGCGCGCTGTTTGCCGGCGATACCACCGCCATTATGGGCGGGACACTGTTGCTCGGTATGTGCTTTATTTTGATTAACAATGTGACGGATCTGCTGGTTCGCTTGCTGGATCCGAGAACGCGCTGA